One segment of Candidatus Omnitrophota bacterium DNA contains the following:
- a CDS encoding DUF4900 domain-containing protein gives MRRPRQGSLLLLALVTSAGISTLLSVGLLRTMNDTAIARRAATQQRALALAEAGLDAGVQWLLAEDERPVCSDEFAVEGQQCASLTSAFTPELGGIIQTFPGSGSFTVTVDPDDLNEAEPAQAAFTITASGTTTGIAVTRTAAMTIKRESFSKYLMFWNKYKKGQAINMTGAEVLRGPVHVNDNLYIMGSPTFLGPVSYTGAIVCTSAPCNPTYAELPQKLEKPIPMPEAKKRFDEDLVPAAKASGIVIGDDAVVRFEQHPIDLLQPDGPQRYELVVTGKGVDEVKLKGNKLAPTPNAADPSILEVRYTIAGKLVILGKEELTVEDSILHGQVTLASQEDMTIQGHIIYACNPDSVNADGTPVTDEDRQNNPACDNGESRDLLGLVSRKDIIVDTSDETKFPDRVHLPDPARPPIGIMIQGSVMALRTFTVKGAYKKDDSDERARIGYKGRLHLFGGLIQDERGLVGWNIDAKTGAGDGFDKDYVYDARLLRLAPPSFPNTGRYDFVAWAEQRP, from the coding sequence ATGAGACGACCGCGGCAAGGCTCGCTGTTACTGTTGGCCTTGGTGACCAGCGCTGGGATCTCAACACTCCTCTCCGTGGGTCTGCTGCGGACGATGAACGATACCGCCATCGCCCGACGTGCCGCCACCCAGCAGCGCGCCTTAGCCTTGGCCGAAGCCGGGCTTGATGCGGGGGTGCAATGGCTGCTGGCGGAAGACGAACGGCCGGTCTGCTCCGACGAGTTTGCTGTTGAAGGGCAACAATGCGCGTCCCTGACCAGCGCCTTTACCCCGGAGCTGGGCGGGATCATTCAAACCTTCCCTGGCTCAGGGTCGTTCACGGTGACGGTTGATCCGGATGACCTGAATGAGGCTGAGCCTGCCCAGGCGGCTTTTACGATTACGGCCAGCGGCACGACGACAGGCATTGCCGTCACGCGAACGGCGGCCATGACGATCAAACGAGAGAGTTTTTCGAAGTATCTGATGTTTTGGAATAAGTATAAAAAAGGGCAAGCGATCAACATGACAGGCGCTGAAGTGCTCAGAGGGCCGGTGCACGTTAATGACAATTTGTACATCATGGGGAGCCCGACGTTTCTCGGGCCGGTGTCCTACACCGGGGCGATTGTGTGCACGAGCGCTCCGTGCAACCCGACGTATGCGGAGCTGCCTCAAAAACTCGAGAAGCCGATTCCTATGCCCGAGGCGAAGAAACGCTTCGACGAGGACCTCGTGCCGGCGGCCAAGGCTTCCGGCATCGTGATTGGCGATGACGCCGTGGTCCGATTCGAGCAGCATCCCATTGATCTACTGCAACCAGATGGCCCACAGAGGTACGAACTCGTGGTGACAGGCAAGGGGGTGGACGAGGTGAAATTGAAGGGCAACAAACTTGCCCCTACCCCGAACGCGGCGGATCCTAGCATCCTGGAAGTTCGATACACGATTGCCGGCAAGCTCGTCATACTTGGGAAGGAGGAGTTGACGGTGGAGGATAGCATACTCCACGGCCAGGTGACGCTGGCCAGCCAGGAGGACATGACGATCCAAGGGCACATCATCTATGCCTGCAACCCGGATAGCGTCAACGCCGATGGCACTCCGGTCACAGACGAGGATCGGCAGAACAACCCTGCCTGTGACAACGGAGAAAGCCGTGACCTGCTTGGCTTGGTCTCACGGAAAGATATCATCGTGGATACCTCCGATGAAACCAAATTCCCTGATCGCGTCCACCTGCCGGACCCTGCGCGACCGCCTATTGGGATTATGATCCAAGGCTCGGTGATGGCGCTGCGGACGTTCACGGTCAAAGGCGCCTATAAGAAGGACGACAGCGATGAACGAGCGAGGATTGGCTACAAGGGGCGGCTGCATCTTTTTGGGGGGCTTATCCAGGATGAACGAGGGCTGGTGGGATGGAATATCGATGCGAAAACCGGCGCCGGAGACGGGTTCGACAAGGACTACGTCTATGATGCGCGGCTGCTGCGCCTGGCCCCACCCTCGTTTCCGAACACCGGCCGTTATGACTTCGTGGCCTGGGCAGAGCAGCGCCCGTAG
- a CDS encoding DUF4900 domain-containing protein yields the protein MRQARRGAILLSALMLTALVATLLSIGQIRAMNESSIAQRSAANQQAFALAEAGLDAGIQWVIEKSQNRLPECSQPTLPGNQVAQECQGGTTDDFTPDVATPLSLPGVGDFTVTVDPGDENGTDPSSATFTIRATGTTVGAFPSQRTVTVALKRESFSKFLMYYKRYANNAVIYFSTNETMDGPVYTGGNLYLKGTPTFKSTVEYVGAIQCDACAPRYEDSPPKRVEEVPLPDRLSDFPNLVQRASDDGLRLKHDTTVTMLGDKMKFAADDDDVEIAVKGTRVELDDVPDGGQIQVKGITVSRPAGQDALVVDLTEPLLIVGDHEVIINGGELHGKVTLASHDDMTIKGNIVYACNPDSVNPDGTPVTDEDRQNDPDCDEGESLDLLGLVSRNNIAVDTAALPNVGVPVAGGPGADIGLTIHGSVMALKTFYVKGGGSVPGDVRNDNLGYKGLLHLFGGLIQDRRGYVGWNINQPGADGFDKDYVYDIRLLRMTPPSFPTTGRYEFLYWDDTR from the coding sequence ATGAGACAGGCACGACGAGGGGCGATACTGCTGAGTGCGCTGATGCTCACCGCGCTAGTAGCCACACTGCTGTCAATTGGCCAGATCCGGGCGATGAACGAAAGCAGCATTGCCCAGCGTTCAGCCGCCAATCAGCAAGCCTTTGCCCTGGCCGAAGCCGGGCTTGATGCAGGCATCCAGTGGGTGATCGAGAAGAGCCAGAACCGGCTGCCTGAGTGCAGCCAACCTACGCTTCCAGGCAACCAAGTGGCTCAAGAGTGTCAAGGCGGGACAACCGATGATTTTACTCCCGACGTGGCCACGCCGCTGAGCCTCCCAGGAGTTGGCGATTTCACGGTCACGGTGGATCCGGGTGACGAAAATGGCACCGATCCCTCCAGCGCCACCTTTACCATTCGCGCGACAGGAACAACGGTCGGCGCATTTCCTTCTCAGCGGACGGTGACCGTTGCCCTGAAGCGGGAGAGCTTTTCAAAGTTTCTCATGTATTACAAACGATATGCGAACAATGCGGTAATCTACTTTTCCACGAATGAAACCATGGATGGACCCGTTTACACAGGGGGCAATCTGTATCTGAAGGGGACCCCAACATTCAAGTCCACGGTCGAGTATGTCGGGGCTATTCAGTGTGATGCCTGCGCCCCGCGCTATGAAGATAGCCCGCCGAAAAGGGTCGAGGAGGTCCCCCTGCCAGACCGGCTGTCAGATTTCCCCAACCTGGTCCAGCGAGCCAGTGATGACGGGCTTCGTCTGAAGCATGACACCACCGTGACGATGCTGGGGGACAAGATGAAATTTGCAGCCGACGATGACGACGTCGAGATCGCGGTCAAAGGGACTAGGGTCGAGCTTGACGATGTTCCCGATGGTGGGCAGATCCAGGTCAAGGGGATCACCGTGTCAAGGCCGGCGGGCCAAGACGCCCTCGTGGTGGATCTAACCGAACCCCTGCTTATCGTCGGAGACCATGAGGTGATCATCAATGGCGGAGAGCTCCATGGAAAGGTTACGTTAGCGAGCCATGACGACATGACCATCAAGGGGAATATCGTCTATGCGTGCAACCCTGATAGCGTCAACCCAGACGGCACCCCGGTCACAGACGAAGATCGTCAGAACGACCCCGACTGCGACGAAGGGGAGAGCCTCGATCTCCTGGGCTTGGTGTCGAGAAACAACATCGCTGTCGATACAGCAGCACTGCCTAATGTAGGCGTGCCCGTCGCAGGGGGTCCGGGAGCGGACATTGGTCTAACCATTCATGGCTCGGTGATGGCCCTCAAGACCTTCTATGTCAAGGGAGGCGGCAGCGTGCCAGGGGATGTGCGAAATGACAACCTTGGGTATAAAGGCCTGTTACATCTATTTGGAGGGCTCATTCAAGACAGGCGTGGTTATGTGGGGTGGAATATCAACCAGCCAGGCGCAGACGGATTCGACAAGGACTACGTGTATGACATCCGGTTGCTGCGCATGACCCCGCCGTCGTTCCCGACCACGGGCCGCTACGAGTTCCTCTATTGGGACGATACGCGCTAG
- a CDS encoding matrixin family metalloprotease, with translation MVTTVLVVFFVLPPHRGEAFGLRAQRTRWPKGEPVAFTINMANAPAAYSEAQMRQMVQDALKVWRQMESVGLSFRVGDIINDPEKTSAQPDGQNVIFWPAPGAARQGVLVVGRAFVFAADCDILVQPRAPFTLPEVKSIIMHEIGHCLGLGHSVAPSVMTMVSHLPVLSNDDLVGLAVLYPNAEAPLERATATLTGRVVRGDAPLIGASLRVIDRATNKTVLTGFSGLVDRQRRSDAAGRFELPGIPPGRYQFRVEPPETRILEDPDGFGAPSGASATTFRARVVDVPDLSAGQTYDVGTVGVVSQ, from the coding sequence TTGGTCACCACCGTCTTAGTCGTCTTCTTCGTGCTGCCACCGCATCGAGGCGAGGCCTTCGGGTTGCGGGCACAGCGCACCCGCTGGCCGAAGGGGGAGCCGGTCGCCTTCACCATCAACATGGCCAATGCGCCGGCCGCCTACTCCGAGGCGCAGATGCGGCAGATGGTGCAGGATGCGCTGAAGGTGTGGAGGCAGATGGAGTCGGTCGGGCTGTCGTTTCGCGTCGGTGACATCATCAACGATCCCGAAAAAACCTCAGCACAGCCCGACGGCCAGAACGTGATTTTTTGGCCGGCCCCAGGTGCTGCGCGTCAGGGGGTGTTGGTCGTCGGCCGCGCATTTGTCTTTGCCGCGGACTGCGATATCCTGGTGCAGCCCCGGGCGCCCTTTACGCTGCCTGAGGTCAAGAGCATCATCATGCACGAGATCGGCCATTGTCTTGGGCTGGGCCATTCGGTGGCCCCGAGTGTCATGACGATGGTCAGCCACTTGCCAGTGCTCAGCAACGATGACCTCGTCGGCCTGGCGGTCTTGTATCCCAACGCCGAGGCTCCATTGGAACGCGCCACCGCGACACTCACCGGGCGCGTGGTGCGTGGCGATGCACCGCTGATCGGGGCGAGCCTGCGCGTGATCGATCGAGCGACCAACAAGACGGTCCTCACCGGATTTAGCGGGTTGGTGGATCGCCAGCGCCGCTCGGATGCCGCTGGGCGCTTTGAGCTGCCGGGCATTCCTCCAGGACGCTACCAGTTTCGGGTGGAGCCTCCGGAGACACGCATCCTTGAGGATCCTGACGGATTTGGGGCGCCCAGTGGTGCGTCGGCGACGACATTTCGGGCTCGTGTGGTGGACGTGCCTGATCTGAGTGCCGGGCAGACCTACGACGTGGGGACTGTGGGAGTAGTCTCGCAATAA
- a CDS encoding response regulator transcription factor — protein MYRVLLITDDWKTKKPLKSELLQQGFTLDPVASSEFLQERWIPPSSLDVVVVDLERCATEPSKLCRALKRERPLKELPLMLLVTEAQLGRLDVGWGMDDYLTLPVSAARLMQRLKFLLWKSDRIEVKNGFSHQGLVIDFERYEVHVHGEPADLTYKEFELLKFLVTHPGKVFTREVLLDKVWGYDYYGGTRTVDVHIRRLRAKIELRGAAYIDTVRNVGYKFLAPHE, from the coding sequence ATGTATCGTGTCCTTTTGATCACGGACGACTGGAAGACGAAAAAGCCGCTCAAATCCGAGCTGCTCCAGCAGGGCTTTACCCTCGACCCGGTGGCCTCCTCGGAGTTCCTGCAGGAGCGCTGGATTCCGCCGTCGTCGCTGGATGTCGTGGTCGTGGATCTGGAGCGCTGTGCCACCGAACCGTCAAAGCTTTGCCGCGCGCTGAAACGCGAGCGGCCGCTGAAGGAGCTGCCGCTGATGTTACTGGTCACCGAAGCGCAGCTCGGGCGGCTCGATGTGGGGTGGGGCATGGACGACTACCTCACCCTGCCGGTGAGCGCGGCTCGCCTCATGCAGCGCCTGAAATTTTTGCTCTGGAAATCGGACCGCATCGAAGTGAAAAACGGGTTCTCCCATCAAGGCCTGGTGATCGATTTCGAGCGGTACGAAGTGCATGTGCACGGCGAGCCGGCCGATTTGACCTACAAAGAGTTTGAGCTGTTGAAATTTCTCGTGACCCACCCGGGCAAGGTCTTTACCCGCGAAGTCCTCCTCGATAAGGTGTGGGGCTATGATTACTACGGGGGCACGCGCACCGTCGATGTGCACATCCGCCGGCTGCGCGCCAAAATCGAGCTGCGCGGAGCGGCCTACATCGACACCGTCCGCAATGTCGGCTATAAGTTTCTGGCGCCGCATGAGTAG
- a CDS encoding NAD+ synthase: MPTLRLALAQLNLTVGDLEGNQRRIDDAIRQAAAWQADIVAVPELAVTGYPPEDLLLKPQFITANQRVLAALARRVPSSLAALVGFVDRDRQGRLYNAMAVLASGRHAATYRKRHLPNYGVFDEKRYFTPGSDPGLLELGGVRIGLTICEDLWEPQPCAVLADRGARLVINISASPYHADKLALREWLFAKRAAGHHLAVAYCNLIGGQDELVFDGGSLIFDARGRLLARGAQFREKLLVADLPLPSAAVGSLRGGASAVRLPHRWRERPLRQAPRPHPLGAVEEVYEALTLGLRDYARKNRFATLALGLSGGIDSALTACIAVDALGADRVVGVVMPSRFSSRGTQADARALAKALRIRQMDLSIEPVFRAYLQMLRPVFGAHAPDVTEQNIQARIRGNLLMALSNKFGWLVLTTGNKSEMATGYCTLYGDMAGGFAVIKDVPKMLVYRLAEFRNRRQGAPIPRRIFTRPPTAELAPHQTDQDTLPPYPALDRILKAYVEEDRSLEATVRRTHTPAAVVRRVVAMVDRSEYKRRQAPPGVKITPRAFGKDRRMPITNRYQEEWPSGQVAKWPKSFSGHPATRPPGH, from the coding sequence ATGCCCACGCTGCGGCTAGCCTTAGCCCAACTCAACTTGACCGTCGGCGACCTTGAGGGCAACCAGCGCCGGATCGATGATGCCATCCGCCAGGCGGCGGCCTGGCAAGCCGATATCGTGGCGGTGCCGGAGTTGGCCGTGACCGGCTACCCGCCGGAGGATCTGCTGCTCAAGCCCCAGTTCATTACGGCCAATCAGCGGGTCTTGGCCGCGCTGGCCCGCCGCGTCCCGTCGTCGCTGGCCGCCTTGGTCGGTTTCGTGGATCGCGATCGCCAGGGACGGTTGTACAATGCGATGGCCGTCCTGGCCTCCGGCCGGCACGCGGCGACGTATCGCAAGCGGCATCTGCCGAACTACGGGGTGTTTGATGAGAAACGCTACTTTACGCCAGGCAGCGACCCGGGCCTGCTGGAATTGGGCGGGGTGCGGATCGGCCTGACGATTTGCGAGGACCTATGGGAGCCGCAGCCGTGCGCCGTGCTGGCGGATCGCGGGGCCCGGCTGGTCATCAATATTTCCGCCAGCCCCTATCACGCCGACAAATTAGCGCTGCGCGAGTGGCTGTTTGCGAAGCGCGCGGCCGGCCATCATCTGGCGGTCGCCTACTGCAACCTGATCGGCGGCCAGGACGAATTGGTCTTTGACGGCGGCAGCCTCATCTTCGATGCGCGCGGCCGTCTGCTAGCACGGGGCGCGCAGTTCCGGGAGAAGCTTCTCGTGGCGGACCTGCCGCTGCCGAGCGCAGCGGTCGGATCTCTGCGGGGAGGTGCCAGCGCGGTGCGCTTGCCGCACCGCTGGCGCGAGCGTCCCCTGCGGCAGGCGCCGCGTCCGCATCCGCTCGGAGCGGTCGAGGAGGTCTACGAGGCCCTGACCCTCGGCCTGCGCGATTATGCGCGTAAGAACCGGTTTGCAACACTGGCGCTGGGACTCTCCGGCGGCATTGACTCCGCCCTCACCGCTTGCATCGCCGTCGACGCGCTGGGGGCGGATCGCGTCGTCGGGGTCGTGATGCCCTCGCGGTTTTCCTCGCGCGGCACCCAAGCCGACGCGCGGGCTCTGGCGAAGGCCCTGCGCATTCGGCAGATGGATCTGTCAATTGAGCCGGTGTTTCGGGCATACTTGCAGATGTTGCGGCCCGTGTTTGGCGCGCACGCCCCTGATGTCACGGAGCAGAATATCCAAGCCCGCATCCGCGGGAATCTGCTGATGGCGCTCTCCAACAAGTTCGGTTGGCTCGTGCTGACGACGGGCAATAAAAGCGAGATGGCCACGGGCTACTGCACGCTTTACGGCGACATGGCCGGCGGTTTTGCCGTGATCAAAGATGTGCCGAAGATGCTCGTGTACCGGCTGGCGGAGTTCCGCAACCGCCGCCAAGGTGCTCCGATCCCGCGGCGCATCTTTACCCGTCCGCCGACGGCGGAGCTCGCCCCGCATCAGACTGATCAGGATACGCTGCCGCCCTATCCTGCGCTCGATCGGATTCTGAAAGCCTACGTCGAGGAGGATCGAAGCCTTGAGGCCACGGTTCGCCGCACCCACACCCCCGCCGCTGTGGTGCGGCGCGTGGTGGCGATGGTCGACCGCTCCGAATACAAGCGGCGCCAAGCGCCGCCCGGGGTGAAGATTACGCCGCGCGCCTTCGGAAAAGATCGGCGCATGCCCATTACGAACCGCTACCAAGAAGAGTGGCCAAGTGGCCAGGTGGCCAAGTGGCCAAAGAGTTTTTCCGGCCACCCGGCCACCCGGCCACCCGGCCACTAA
- a CDS encoding ZIP family metal transporter produces MDVTQLLLGLLAGGTIVLGLPIARLRHVSAKTKGFLNAIATGVLIFLLVEITGHLLEEIEELIEAAVEHGTALTGAVQYGGLFVVGFSLGLLGLVYFEWRFLGAAKNGAASKTRAKQIAMMIAIGLGLHNFSEGLAIGQGYAGGAMQLAWLLAIGFALHNATEGFGIAAPLSGHQVSWGFLSLTALIAGGPTFLGTIIGGWWVNESLEAFCLALASGTILYIIGELLHLGRQLKEEAVVGIGLLIGFFVAMGTDFLLIGAGK; encoded by the coding sequence ATGGACGTCACACAGCTGTTGCTGGGTCTGTTGGCTGGGGGAACGATTGTGCTGGGGCTGCCGATTGCCCGTCTGCGACACGTCTCAGCGAAGACCAAAGGGTTCCTCAACGCCATCGCCACCGGCGTGCTCATCTTCTTGCTCGTGGAGATCACCGGGCATCTCCTCGAAGAGATCGAAGAATTGATCGAGGCGGCGGTGGAGCACGGGACGGCGTTGACGGGTGCTGTCCAATACGGCGGACTCTTCGTGGTCGGCTTTTCGCTGGGATTGCTGGGGCTGGTCTACTTCGAATGGCGGTTTTTGGGTGCGGCGAAAAACGGCGCGGCTTCCAAGACACGCGCGAAACAAATCGCGATGATGATCGCGATCGGTTTAGGGCTGCATAACTTCTCTGAAGGGCTGGCGATCGGCCAAGGCTATGCCGGCGGAGCCATGCAGTTGGCTTGGCTGCTGGCGATCGGCTTTGCGCTGCATAACGCCACCGAAGGCTTCGGCATTGCCGCCCCGCTCTCCGGCCATCAGGTCAGCTGGGGGTTTCTGTCGCTGACTGCGCTCATCGCCGGCGGGCCGACATTCCTCGGGACGATCATCGGGGGCTGGTGGGTTAATGAGTCTCTTGAAGCCTTCTGCCTTGCCCTCGCGTCTGGAACGATCCTCTATATCATCGGCGAGCTGCTGCACCTTGGGCGCCAGCTGAAAGAGGAAGCCGTGGTGGGCATTGGGCTGCTGATCGGATTCTTCGTCGCGATGGGCACGGATTTCCTTCTCATCGGCGCAGGCAAGTGA
- a CDS encoding energy transducer TonB, protein MNGVLRTALGLSVGLHAGALFGWPTTSPVAFDVERAPTSLEIRLLAPRPAPSTPQVVVVPQATEPPSELPLDAMPPPEPAPQSLVTPESHGALSEILPGYLRNPAPVYPWLARQRGDEGTVILRTEVLSTGRCGQLDVLSSSGSSLLDAAALKAVRQWQFKPAKRGMSSVAVWVEIPITFQLISGGS, encoded by the coding sequence ATGAACGGCGTGCTGAGGACGGCGTTGGGCCTCTCGGTGGGGCTCCATGCGGGCGCGTTGTTCGGATGGCCGACCACCAGCCCGGTGGCCTTCGATGTGGAGCGAGCGCCGACGAGTCTTGAGATTCGCCTACTGGCGCCACGGCCGGCACCGAGCACTCCTCAGGTGGTGGTCGTCCCCCAAGCGACGGAACCGCCATCGGAGTTGCCGCTGGATGCCATGCCGCCGCCTGAGCCAGCGCCGCAGAGTCTTGTGACACCGGAATCGCACGGAGCGCTCAGCGAGATCTTGCCAGGCTATCTGCGCAACCCGGCACCGGTCTATCCCTGGCTGGCGCGTCAACGAGGCGACGAAGGCACCGTCATCTTGAGGACGGAGGTGCTGTCCACGGGCCGTTGCGGTCAGCTGGACGTGCTCTCCTCTTCAGGCTCGTCCCTCCTCGATGCCGCCGCCCTGAAGGCGGTGCGGCAGTGGCAGTTTAAGCCAGCGAAGCGGGGCATGAGCTCAGTGGCCGTCTGGGTGGAGATTCCGATCACCTTTCAGCTAATTTCGGGAGGATCGTAA
- a CDS encoding biopolymer transporter ExbD, which translates to MSKRPRVEMIPLIDMFFLLLVFFIFGVFSMTMQQGLLVALPTAETAVSAPNDEPLTITVTAEGAVFLNQEPVTVPSLPDALRQRPQQMADPLVTINADRQVAHGTVMAVLDAVRTAGLQRVSFQIAQDES; encoded by the coding sequence GTGTCTAAACGTCCGCGGGTCGAGATGATCCCGCTGATCGACATGTTTTTCCTGCTGCTGGTCTTTTTCATCTTCGGGGTCTTCTCGATGACGATGCAGCAAGGGTTGCTGGTGGCTCTGCCCACGGCGGAGACGGCGGTGAGCGCGCCCAACGATGAGCCGCTGACCATCACCGTGACCGCCGAGGGCGCGGTGTTTCTGAATCAGGAGCCGGTTACGGTGCCGAGTCTTCCTGATGCGCTGCGGCAGCGGCCGCAGCAGATGGCTGATCCTCTCGTGACCATCAATGCGGACCGCCAGGTGGCGCACGGCACGGTGATGGCCGTCTTGGATGCCGTACGCACCGCCGGCTTGCAGCGGGTGTCGTTCCAAATCGCGCAGGATGAATCATGA
- a CDS encoding MotA/TolQ/ExbB proton channel family protein produces the protein MWHWFVKGGPVMWPLLLCSIIALGVVIERMVFWVMERQAQDTALIHKLLHFAEGGLFDEASAAAQGSQDAVARILVNGLSHHHFSLEGALEVAVQAELKRMKRYLGVLDTIITVAPLLGIFGTVTGILVAFGALEGRIPDPKIVASGIAQAVITTVVGLAIAIPTVVAYNYFCAKVEDAASQISTHVTNFQILYQKGRSKHAGEAIRV, from the coding sequence ATGTGGCATTGGTTCGTGAAGGGCGGGCCGGTCATGTGGCCCCTCCTCTTGTGTTCCATCATTGCGCTTGGCGTGGTCATCGAGCGCATGGTCTTCTGGGTCATGGAGCGCCAAGCGCAAGATACGGCGCTCATTCACAAGCTGCTGCATTTCGCCGAAGGGGGACTTTTTGATGAGGCGAGCGCAGCAGCCCAAGGGTCTCAGGATGCGGTCGCGCGAATCCTCGTCAACGGACTGAGCCATCATCACTTCTCCTTGGAGGGAGCTTTGGAGGTGGCGGTGCAGGCGGAGCTGAAGCGGATGAAACGCTATCTAGGTGTCCTGGATACGATCATCACCGTGGCCCCGCTGTTAGGGATTTTTGGGACAGTCACCGGCATCCTTGTGGCCTTTGGAGCGCTGGAGGGCCGGATCCCGGATCCAAAAATCGTCGCCTCAGGCATCGCGCAGGCGGTCATCACGACCGTGGTAGGGCTCGCCATCGCGATTCCCACGGTTGTTGCATACAACTATTTTTGCGCCAAGGTGGAAGATGCGGCCAGCCAGATTTCCACGCACGTGACGAATTTCCAGATCCTCTACCAGAAGGGCAGATCGAAACATGCTGGTGAAGCCATTCGTGTCTAA